Proteins encoded in a region of the Mucilaginibacter sabulilitoris genome:
- a CDS encoding IS1595 family transposase, producing MLQSTEFKTIIDVVTRFPNEKACHQYLASRRWSDGIMLCPHKDCENDTAYIFKDGIRYKCIACKRVYTAKTGTFMEASKLSTIKWFVAIYLFLHKKGISSIQLAKDVGVTQKTAWFMLGRLRLALGNQEEEQLDGTVEIDETFVGGKAIFKHKRKRIKYTPGRSWKDKTPVLGMLQRGGKVKAIVVPDVTMIHIRRSLDKYVKRGCNIMGDGYQGYKSIEMHYNVRSVDHAKGWYVDGDCHTNTIEGFWSQFKKGIKGVYHKTTPKHLQKYVDEFAFRYNYRNLGAQQQLDCVISKMECRLKYKELTAA from the coding sequence ATGTTACAGTCTACCGAATTTAAAACGATAATAGATGTCGTTACACGATTCCCTAATGAAAAAGCATGTCACCAATACCTCGCCTCTCGTAGATGGTCTGATGGTATCATGCTTTGCCCTCATAAGGATTGTGAGAACGATACAGCCTATATTTTTAAGGATGGCATACGTTATAAGTGTATTGCCTGTAAACGTGTCTACACGGCCAAAACAGGTACATTCATGGAAGCCAGTAAACTTTCCACTATTAAATGGTTTGTGGCTATTTACCTATTCCTACATAAGAAAGGCATTAGCAGTATTCAATTAGCCAAAGACGTAGGTGTCACGCAGAAAACAGCATGGTTCATGTTAGGTCGTTTAAGATTAGCATTAGGTAATCAGGAAGAGGAACAATTGGACGGTACAGTAGAGATAGATGAAACCTTTGTTGGTGGTAAAGCAATATTTAAACATAAGCGAAAGCGTATCAAGTATACTCCTGGCCGATCGTGGAAAGATAAGACACCTGTATTAGGCATGCTACAACGTGGCGGTAAAGTAAAAGCCATTGTAGTACCTGATGTTACTATGATTCATATAAGGCGCTCTCTTGACAAATATGTGAAAAGAGGGTGTAATATCATGGGAGACGGTTATCAGGGCTATAAATCAATAGAAATGCACTATAACGTGCGTTCTGTAGATCATGCTAAAGGTTGGTACGTAGATGGCGATTGTCATACTAACACAATTGAGGGTTTTTGGAGTCAATTCAAAAAAGGAATCAAGGGTGTATATCATAAAACCACGCCTAAGCATTTACAGAAATACGTAGATGAATTTGCGTTTAGATATAATTATAGAAACTTAGGAGCACAACAGCAATTAGATTGCGTCATATCAAAAATGGAATGCAGATTAAAATACAAAGAACTAACGGCTGCTTGA
- a CDS encoding DUF3291 domain-containing protein, with amino-acid sequence MIVSLTIVRYRKLFIPLALLAMALHRLPMLFQKGCTFYKLLGSGRNGTFDLQPDWQQWGLLACWDTREDFDNFHKQSFVAAWWRILSREKWTILCRPLQSHGKWDGKEPFDNSNIKDHTGPIVVLTRATIRMNRLKNFWSHVDEVANLMISAPGYITSFGIGEAPVYRQATFSVWQSLDDVKAFAYTSREHAEVIKLTRSENWYSEELFARFRPIESFGSLHGKDPLNDLLK; translated from the coding sequence ATGATCGTTAGTTTAACTATAGTACGATATCGTAAACTCTTTATTCCGCTCGCTTTGCTGGCTATGGCTTTGCACCGTTTACCTATGCTTTTTCAAAAAGGCTGCACGTTTTATAAACTGTTGGGATCGGGACGCAACGGAACATTTGACCTTCAACCCGACTGGCAGCAATGGGGATTACTGGCCTGCTGGGACACAAGGGAAGATTTTGATAATTTTCACAAACAGTCCTTTGTCGCTGCCTGGTGGCGGATATTGAGTCGCGAAAAGTGGACAATATTATGCCGCCCCTTGCAAAGTCATGGCAAATGGGACGGGAAAGAACCTTTTGATAACTCCAATATAAAAGACCACACCGGCCCTATAGTGGTATTAACCCGTGCCACAATCAGGATGAACAGGCTAAAAAACTTTTGGTCACATGTTGATGAAGTGGCCAATCTGATGATTAGCGCACCAGGTTATATTACCTCGTTTGGTATAGGCGAAGCGCCGGTTTACCGGCAAGCCACCTTTTCGGTTTGGCAAAGTTTAGACGACGTGAAAGCCTTTGCTTATACAAGCCGGGAACACGCAGAAGTAATAAAATTAACCCGTAGTGAAAACTGGTACAGCGAGGAGCTTTTTGCCCGCTTTAGACCTATTGAAAGTTTTGGATCACTGCATGGAAAAGACCCATTAAATGATTTATTGAAATAA
- a CDS encoding GAF domain-containing protein produces the protein MAEDLNITASTNKTEQYTTLIPQIEALLYDEPDLVANLANISAALKEQFKWFWVGFYLVKDNELVLGPFQGPVACTRIALGKGVCGSAWEQAKTLIVPDVDAFPGHIACSSLSRSEIVVPVFHNNEVVAVLDVDSELLDQFDETDTRYLEQIVKLVSFK, from the coding sequence ATGGCAGAAGATTTAAATATAACCGCATCAACTAATAAAACGGAGCAATACACTACGCTTATTCCCCAAATTGAGGCCTTGCTTTATGACGAACCCGATCTGGTGGCCAACCTGGCAAATATCAGTGCTGCTTTAAAAGAGCAGTTTAAATGGTTTTGGGTAGGCTTTTATCTGGTAAAAGATAATGAGCTGGTTTTAGGCCCGTTTCAAGGGCCTGTAGCATGTACGCGCATAGCTTTAGGTAAAGGTGTTTGCGGATCGGCATGGGAGCAGGCCAAAACACTTATAGTGCCTGATGTTGACGCATTTCCCGGGCATATTGCCTGCAGTTCGCTTTCGCGATCGGAAATAGTTGTACCCGTATTTCATAATAATGAAGTAGTAGCGGTGCTTGATGTAGACAGTGAGTTATTAGATCAGTTTGATGAAACGGACACCCGTTATCTGGAGCAGATAGTTAAGCTGGTAAGTTTTAAATGA
- a CDS encoding alpha/beta hydrolase, with translation MSRIYLIAGLGADTRVYNNIDLHEHDVIPVDWIEPNQNDTLSTYSQKLIYQYNIYHNSIIIGNSLGGMIAVEIANLLPVKKVILISSIKTINEAPWYFSLFRNLPVYKLIPGKLFNSLGFMIKPLFGHMNAEDAWLFNDMLNNTSPVFIKWAMKAILHWENETVPPNLYHITGNKDLVFSYKRIHDPTIVNGGTHIMIFDRAKEINKLLKRILKK, from the coding sequence ATGAGCAGAATATATCTGATAGCCGGACTGGGGGCCGATACCCGAGTATATAACAATATTGATTTACATGAGCATGATGTAATACCTGTTGATTGGATAGAACCCAATCAAAATGATACTTTAAGTACTTATTCTCAAAAGCTTATATATCAATATAATATATATCATAATTCCATCATTATCGGTAATTCCCTGGGAGGAATGATCGCTGTAGAGATAGCCAATTTGCTCCCGGTAAAAAAGGTGATCCTGATATCGAGCATCAAAACAATCAACGAAGCTCCGTGGTACTTTAGTTTATTCAGGAACCTGCCGGTTTATAAACTTATTCCCGGAAAGTTATTTAACTCGCTTGGTTTTATGATTAAACCACTATTCGGCCATATGAACGCCGAAGATGCCTGGCTGTTTAATGATATGCTCAACAATACATCGCCTGTATTTATAAAATGGGCTATGAAAGCCATATTGCATTGGGAAAACGAAACCGTCCCGCCAAACCTTTATCATATAACCGGAAATAAAGACCTGGTATTTTCTTATAAACGAATCCATGACCCCACCATTGTTAATGGCGGTACCCACATTATGATATTTGACCGGGCAAAAGAGATCAATAAATTATTAAAGCGTATTCTTAAAAAATGA
- a CDS encoding DNA-3-methyladenine glycosylase, producing MKLSEQFYLGNDVVAISKSLLGKYLFTCIDSVITGGYIVETEAYNGAIDRAAHSYGNRLTPRTKTMFMQGGIAYVYLCYGIHEMFNIVTSVEGHAQAILIRAVHPTEGIEAMQVRRNMPVLKSNITTGPGSVAKALGISRNINAISLQSDTLWLEDRGLSFNDDQITTGPRIGVDYAGEDASLPYRFYVKGDIYVSKPNK from the coding sequence ATGAAGTTAAGCGAACAGTTTTATCTTGGTAATGATGTGGTTGCCATCAGTAAGAGCTTGTTAGGCAAGTATTTATTTACTTGTATTGATAGTGTAATTACTGGTGGTTATATTGTTGAAACAGAAGCATATAACGGAGCTATAGATCGCGCGGCTCATTCTTATGGCAACCGGTTAACTCCGCGCACCAAAACCATGTTTATGCAGGGTGGCATTGCTTACGTTTATCTGTGTTATGGCATTCATGAAATGTTCAATATTGTGACCTCGGTAGAAGGGCATGCTCAGGCAATCCTTATCCGGGCTGTTCATCCAACCGAGGGAATTGAAGCCATGCAAGTCAGGCGTAATATGCCGGTTTTGAAATCAAATATTACAACAGGGCCCGGTTCTGTTGCCAAAGCATTGGGTATTTCGCGCAATATTAACGCTATAAGCCTGCAAAGCGATACGCTTTGGCTGGAGGATCGCGGACTTAGTTTTAACGATGATCAAATAACTACTGGCCCAAGAATAGGGGTTGATTATGCAGGGGAAGATGCGTCATTACCATATCGCTTTTATGTTAAGGGTGATATTTATGTGAGCAAGCCTAACAAATAA
- the kynU gene encoding kynureninase, translated as MNYQQGLAFALEQDRVDLLKDFRNKFLIPRHNDVDVVYLCGNSLGLQPVSAEQYIADQLNTWKNLAVEGWFQGDDAWLSYHKQLLPSIAKIVGAHENEVTVMNSLTVNLHLLMVSFYKPNSKRFKIIMEGGAFPSDQYAVESQVRFHGFDPKEAVIEVFPREGELTLRTGDIAQVINKHAPELALVLFAGINYYTGQLFDMEAIAHEAHKAGAYVGFDLAHAAGNVPLKLHDWNADFACWCSYKYMNSGPGGISGVFVHEKHFENTKLDRFAGWWGYREDKRFLMAPGFDPATGANGWQVSTCPIFLLALFKASMAIFNDAGGVDILRGKSVALTGYMEFLIKEINKQQSEEVFKIITPVNPQERGCQLSVVCKRNAKVIFKHLADNGIIGDWREPDVIRLSPVPLYNTFHDVYLAVQHLAAAIAN; from the coding sequence ATGAATTATCAGCAAGGTTTAGCATTTGCATTAGAGCAGGATAGGGTTGACCTATTAAAAGACTTCAGAAACAAGTTTCTGATACCTCGGCACAATGATGTGGATGTTGTTTATTTGTGCGGAAATTCCTTGGGGTTGCAGCCGGTCTCGGCTGAACAATATATTGCTGACCAACTAAACACCTGGAAAAACCTGGCGGTTGAAGGCTGGTTTCAAGGTGATGATGCTTGGTTAAGCTATCATAAACAGCTTCTGCCCTCCATTGCAAAAATTGTTGGCGCCCATGAAAATGAAGTTACTGTTATGAATTCACTTACAGTAAATCTTCATTTATTAATGGTAAGTTTCTATAAACCAAATAGTAAACGATTTAAAATAATCATGGAGGGAGGGGCTTTTCCTTCAGATCAGTATGCGGTAGAGAGTCAGGTTAGGTTTCATGGGTTTGATCCAAAGGAGGCTGTTATTGAGGTTTTTCCGAGGGAGGGTGAGCTTACATTGCGCACCGGGGATATAGCTCAGGTTATAAATAAACATGCACCGGAATTGGCATTGGTGCTTTTTGCAGGGATAAATTATTATACCGGACAGCTGTTTGATATGGAAGCGATTGCCCATGAAGCTCACAAAGCAGGGGCTTATGTAGGGTTCGATCTGGCGCATGCCGCGGGCAATGTGCCACTGAAACTACACGACTGGAACGCCGATTTTGCCTGCTGGTGCTCGTATAAGTACATGAACTCCGGGCCAGGCGGTATCAGCGGTGTTTTTGTGCACGAAAAGCATTTTGAAAATACCAAACTCGACCGCTTTGCAGGTTGGTGGGGCTACAGAGAAGATAAAAGGTTTTTAATGGCTCCGGGCTTTGATCCTGCTACGGGTGCAAACGGCTGGCAGGTAAGCACGTGCCCAATATTTCTTTTGGCTTTATTTAAAGCCTCTATGGCTATCTTTAATGATGCGGGTGGTGTCGATATCCTTCGGGGAAAAAGCGTGGCTTTAACAGGTTATATGGAGTTTTTGATTAAAGAGATAAATAAGCAACAAAGCGAGGAGGTTTTCAAAATCATAACGCCGGTTAATCCGCAGGAGCGGGGCTGTCAGCTGTCTGTTGTATGCAAACGGAACGCTAAAGTAATTTTTAAACATCTTGCCGATAACGGCATAATAGGCGATTGGCGCGAACCCGATGTGATCAGACTAAGCCCCGTACCGCTGTATAATACTTTTCATGATGTTTATTTAGCAGTACAGCATTTGGCGGCTGCGATAGCTAACTGA
- a CDS encoding bestrophin family protein — translation MVYYNPKEWFSFIFKINKADTLRELFPLILAVSAYAGIVTYFLIDFWQLPDTSLLKKVSFIHQTIGFVFSLLLAFRINSAYDRWWEGRKIWGGLTNSSRNLAIKLKHLVNETDAAYFNYIIPLYARALRNHLRDIYVPEQSRFITINQDKHVPNQVASAIIENVYRLNKEGIINPEQLFSITAEITSFTDICGGCERIKKTPIPFSYSVFIKKFIFTYIMTLPFTWAFDLKYFTIPIIGFVLFVFASIELIAEEIEDPFGNDANDLPLDNICENIEKHVGEILA, via the coding sequence ATGGTTTATTATAATCCCAAAGAGTGGTTTTCATTTATTTTCAAGATTAACAAGGCCGATACTTTGCGTGAGCTTTTTCCATTAATACTGGCAGTGAGCGCTTATGCAGGTATAGTTACCTATTTTTTAATAGATTTTTGGCAGCTTCCGGATACCAGTCTGCTCAAAAAGGTGAGCTTTATTCATCAAACTATTGGTTTTGTATTTTCATTATTACTGGCCTTTCGTATCAATTCGGCTTATGACCGTTGGTGGGAAGGGCGTAAAATATGGGGCGGTCTTACCAATAGCAGTCGCAACCTGGCTATTAAACTGAAACACTTGGTAAATGAAACCGATGCTGCGTATTTCAATTATATAATACCGCTTTACGCCCGGGCGTTAAGAAATCACCTGCGCGATATTTATGTGCCTGAGCAATCCCGATTTATTACTATTAATCAGGATAAACACGTACCCAACCAGGTAGCATCTGCCATTATAGAAAATGTGTACAGGCTCAATAAAGAGGGTATTATAAACCCGGAGCAATTGTTTAGTATAACTGCCGAAATTACTTCTTTTACAGATATTTGTGGTGGCTGTGAACGCATCAAAAAAACACCTATTCCTTTTTCGTATAGCGTGTTTATCAAAAAATTCATCTTTACGTATATCATGACGCTGCCATTTACCTGGGCGTTTGACCTCAAGTATTTTACTATTCCTATAATCGGATTTGTGCTTTTTGTTTTTGCCAGTATAGAATTAATAGCTGAAGAAATTGAAGATCCTTTTGGCAATGATGCCAATGACCTGCCTCTTGATAATATCTGCGAGAATATTGAAAAGCACGTTGGTGAAATATTAGCTTAA
- a CDS encoding histone deacetylase family protein, which translates to MLKIAFDPIYAHPLPEGHRFPMLKYELIPAQLLHEGVITADSLFSPGLLAEDIILQTHEESYWQQLRDLTLSLKEQRRIGFPLSALLVEREIRIAQGTIDGCRFAFDNGIAFNVAGGTHHAGTNWGEGFCLLNDQAVAANYLLNNNLAQSILIIDLDVHQGNGTAQIFENEPRVFTFSMHGANNFPSRKETSDLDISLADGVEDEQYLNILYEALPKLIQQQKPDFIFYLAGVDVLSSDKLGKLALSKKACKARDRFVFEQCIANNIPVQVSMGGGYSPLIKDIVDAHCNTFKMATDLYF; encoded by the coding sequence ATGCTTAAAATAGCTTTCGATCCCATATATGCACATCCATTGCCTGAAGGGCATAGATTTCCGATGCTCAAATATGAGTTGATACCTGCCCAGTTATTACATGAAGGAGTGATTACCGCGGATAGTTTATTTTCGCCTGGCTTATTAGCGGAGGATATTATTCTCCAAACTCATGAGGAAAGCTATTGGCAGCAGTTGCGGGATCTTACCTTATCATTAAAAGAGCAAAGGCGCATCGGCTTCCCGTTATCCGCCCTGCTGGTTGAGCGTGAAATACGAATAGCTCAGGGTACTATCGATGGTTGCCGGTTTGCATTTGATAACGGAATAGCTTTTAACGTTGCTGGCGGAACTCACCATGCTGGCACAAATTGGGGCGAAGGCTTTTGCCTTTTAAACGACCAGGCTGTTGCGGCTAACTATTTGCTGAATAATAATTTAGCACAGTCTATCTTAATAATTGATTTAGATGTACATCAGGGTAATGGTACTGCACAGATATTTGAAAATGAGCCGCGGGTATTTACCTTTTCTATGCATGGCGCAAATAATTTCCCATCGCGTAAAGAAACTTCTGACCTGGATATTTCGCTGGCAGACGGGGTAGAAGATGAGCAATATTTAAATATACTATATGAAGCCCTGCCAAAACTCATCCAACAGCAAAAGCCTGATTTTATATTTTATTTAGCAGGTGTTGATGTATTGAGCAGTGACAAACTGGGTAAGCTTGCATTAAGCAAAAAAGCTTGTAAAGCGCGCGACCGATTTGTATTTGAGCAATGCATTGCAAATAATATACCGGTACAGGTTAGCATGGGAGGCGGCTATTCTCCCTTAATCAAAGACATTGTGGATGCTCATTGCAACACTTTTAAAATGGCTACTGATCTGTATTTCTAA
- a CDS encoding MATE family efflux transporter yields MISNFLKYKPYYSESLKLAIPVVISQLGHTLVQMSDSIIVGHFAGTVSLAAVSLVNSLFMVPLVIGMGISYGLTPLVAQNNGRRNFKECGLLLSNSLFLNMLSGILLFAGIYFGTMLLISHLDQSPQVVETAKPYLLLMSLSLIPLLIFNTFKQFAEGLGFTKQAMLISIWGNIINICLGVTFVKGLFGIHPMGIKGVGYSTLIDRSIMAIVMAVYVLRSPIFKEYLKSFAIRNIDRVRGIQIMKIGAPVAMQYTFEVSAFGGAAILVGTIGLVQQAAHQVAISLASMTYMMASGISAGAAIKSGNYFGSSNHKSLRLSAISNYHIVLVFMAVTALIFTLGRHLLPWIITSDENVIFIAAQLLIIAAFFQLFDGAQVVGLGVLRGMGDVNIPTVITFLAYWVIGLPVGYILGIYFHLGVNGVWYGLTLGLATASVLLFIRFHIISKKHRDKTIPIFAKD; encoded by the coding sequence ATGATAAGCAATTTTTTAAAGTATAAACCCTATTATTCCGAAAGTCTTAAGCTGGCCATTCCGGTGGTTATATCCCAATTGGGGCATACCCTGGTTCAGATGTCTGACTCTATTATTGTGGGGCACTTTGCCGGCACAGTGTCCTTAGCGGCTGTTTCATTAGTAAATAGCTTGTTTATGGTGCCCCTGGTTATTGGTATGGGAATTTCTTATGGGTTAACCCCTCTTGTTGCCCAGAATAATGGTCGCCGTAACTTTAAAGAATGCGGGCTCTTGTTATCAAATAGCCTGTTTTTGAATATGCTCAGCGGTATTCTTTTGTTTGCCGGTATTTATTTCGGCACCATGTTGCTGATAAGTCATCTTGACCAATCGCCGCAAGTTGTGGAGACTGCTAAGCCCTACCTGCTATTAATGAGCCTCTCGCTAATTCCCCTGCTCATATTTAATACGTTTAAGCAATTTGCCGAAGGACTTGGATTTACCAAACAAGCTATGCTCATTTCTATATGGGGCAACATAATTAATATTTGCCTGGGGGTAACCTTTGTGAAAGGCCTATTCGGTATACATCCTATGGGCATCAAAGGTGTAGGTTACAGCACCCTCATTGATCGCTCCATAATGGCTATTGTGATGGCGGTGTATGTGCTCAGATCACCTATTTTTAAGGAATACTTAAAAAGCTTTGCTATCAGAAATATTGATCGTGTGAGAGGTATTCAGATCATGAAAATTGGTGCTCCTGTAGCAATGCAATATACGTTTGAGGTGAGTGCCTTTGGCGGCGCTGCAATTTTGGTAGGTACCATTGGCCTTGTTCAGCAAGCCGCTCACCAGGTTGCTATTAGTTTGGCGTCCATGACGTATATGATGGCCAGTGGTATATCTGCCGGAGCGGCCATAAAATCAGGAAACTATTTTGGCTCCAGCAATCATAAAAGCCTACGTTTATCTGCCATTTCAAATTACCATATCGTGTTGGTTTTTATGGCCGTTACCGCGCTTATATTTACCTTAGGCCGGCATTTATTGCCATGGATAATAACTTCTGATGAAAATGTCATTTTCATTGCAGCTCAATTACTTATCATAGCAGCTTTCTTTCAGCTATTTGATGGCGCACAGGTAGTTGGTCTTGGTGTTTTACGCGGCATGGGTGATGTTAATATTCCAACAGTAATTACATTTTTAGCTTATTGGGTTATAGGTTTACCCGTTGGATACATTTTGGGTATCTATTTTCACCTTGGCGTAAATGGGGTTTGGTATGGGTTAACATTAGGACTGGCTACAGCTTCGGTGTTATTATTTATACGCTTCCATATCATCAGCAAAAAACACCGCGATAAAACCATCCCGATTTTCGCAAAAGATTAG
- a CDS encoding RNA-binding domain-containing protein → MNIKKLIFEGEGVTLDFKKTITSCEKIARTMVSFANNKGGKLLIGVADDGTIKGVKSEDEERYMITKAAHLFARPALDPVFEEVYVDDKLVLVVDTPPSETKPHYALADDGKWWAYVRVKDKSVLASKIVLEVLKRSSADEGVLIEYSDNEKLLLEYLETHTRIGVKECSELLKVGRRRAQRILVDLILSGLIRINTTEKEEFYTAC, encoded by the coding sequence ATGAATATCAAAAAACTGATTTTTGAGGGCGAAGGTGTAACACTCGACTTTAAAAAAACAATTACCAGCTGCGAAAAGATAGCGCGTACAATGGTTTCCTTTGCCAATAACAAGGGTGGTAAACTATTAATAGGCGTTGCTGATGACGGTACTATTAAAGGGGTTAAATCTGAAGATGAGGAACGCTATATGATCACTAAGGCAGCCCATCTTTTTGCCAGACCGGCCTTAGATCCTGTTTTTGAAGAAGTTTATGTTGATGATAAGCTGGTACTGGTTGTTGATACACCTCCAAGCGAAACCAAACCACATTACGCGTTAGCTGATGATGGAAAATGGTGGGCCTATGTGCGGGTAAAAGATAAGAGCGTTTTAGCCAGCAAGATTGTTTTAGAAGTGCTTAAACGTTCTTCTGCCGATGAGGGTGTATTGATAGAATATTCGGACAATGAAAAGCTGTTATTAGAGTATCTCGAGACACACACACGTATAGGCGTTAAGGAATGCAGCGAATTACTTAAGGTAGGGCGCCGCCGCGCGCAGCGCATCCTCGTTGACCTGATCCTGTCTGGTTTAATCCGTATTAATACAACAGAAAAGGAAGAATTTTACACGGCCTGTTAA
- a CDS encoding GNAT family N-acetyltransferase codes for MTVFMNDEAFIKKGFQISTDKGLLQVDVIYDYLNNDSYWAQGIPREKMEKAITNSMCFGVYTNDQQVGFARVVTDAATFAYICDVFVLPAFRKKGLSKWLIQSVVNHPDLQGLRRWSLATADAHGLYSQFDFTQITHPERWMEIFTPYIKPQ; via the coding sequence ATGACTGTATTTATGAACGACGAGGCATTTATTAAGAAAGGCTTCCAAATATCAACCGACAAAGGCTTGCTTCAGGTGGATGTAATATATGATTACTTAAATAATGATTCCTATTGGGCGCAGGGCATTCCCCGTGAAAAGATGGAGAAGGCAATAACGAACTCCATGTGTTTTGGAGTTTACACGAATGATCAACAGGTTGGGTTTGCAAGAGTGGTAACCGATGCGGCTACTTTTGCCTACATTTGTGATGTGTTTGTTTTGCCTGCTTTCAGGAAAAAAGGCTTATCGAAATGGTTGATACAAAGTGTAGTTAATCATCCTGACTTGCAGGGTTTAAGACGATGGTCATTGGCTACAGCTGATGCGCATGGCTTGTACAGTCAGTTTGATTTTACGCAAATAACCCATCCTGAAAGGTGGATGGAAATATTTACCCCCTATATTAAACCTCAGTAA
- a CDS encoding DUF4442 domain-containing protein codes for MRFYPPLLFQRIWVVNIDKGFTGVQVKIKRSFLNKNYNSSIFGGTIFSAADPFYPVLFHQLLSKKGYKLKVWSKSSSIHYLKPGLSDLYFKINLSDDDIANAEAVLNTGGKYMAHHPIDIYNKDGEICVSVMNEIYLRNLNFTDVSL; via the coding sequence ATGCGCTTCTACCCTCCCCTCCTTTTTCAACGTATTTGGGTTGTAAATATTGATAAAGGATTTACTGGTGTTCAGGTTAAAATAAAAAGAAGTTTCTTAAATAAAAACTATAACAGTTCTATTTTTGGTGGGACTATATTTTCGGCTGCAGATCCTTTTTACCCGGTATTATTTCATCAGTTACTTAGCAAAAAAGGATACAAATTAAAGGTGTGGTCAAAATCATCATCTATACACTATTTAAAACCGGGTTTGTCTGATCTTTATTTCAAGATCAATTTAAGCGATGACGATATTGCAAATGCCGAGGCGGTATTAAATACCGGTGGTAAATATATGGCGCACCACCCAATTGATATTTATAATAAAGATGGTGAAATATGTGTATCTGTAATGAACGAGATATACCTGCGTAATTTGAATTTTACTGATGTGAGCTTATAA
- a CDS encoding SDR family NAD(P)-dependent oxidoreductase — protein MDLKLKDKIALVTGSTAGIGYAIAKSLAHEGVELYINGRDQNRINAVVEKLVAETGNSKIKGIAADFSNRQQVENLIKQVPQVDILINNIGIFEPKEFRDITDDDWMRFYEVNVLSGVKLSRAYLDNMLSQNWGRIIFISSESGLQIPAEMIHYGMTKTAQIAVARGLAELTEGTGVTVNSVLPGPTLSEGVGDFMKALAKDKGLTDDEMEKEFFKTMRSTSIIKRFISPDEIANTVTYLSSPLSSATNGANIRVDGGVIKTAF, from the coding sequence ATGGATCTTAAGCTTAAAGATAAAATTGCATTAGTAACCGGCTCAACTGCCGGCATCGGTTACGCTATAGCTAAATCATTAGCTCATGAAGGCGTAGAATTATATATCAATGGTCGTGATCAAAATAGAATTAATGCCGTAGTTGAAAAACTCGTAGCCGAAACCGGTAACAGCAAAATCAAAGGAATTGCTGCTGATTTTTCAAACAGGCAACAGGTAGAAAATTTAATTAAACAAGTTCCGCAGGTTGATATTCTGATCAACAATATTGGCATTTTTGAACCTAAAGAGTTCCGGGATATTACCGATGACGACTGGATGAGATTTTACGAAGTTAATGTATTAAGCGGCGTAAAATTATCGCGTGCTTATCTCGACAACATGCTTAGTCAAAACTGGGGCCGTATCATTTTCATTTCCAGCGAATCCGGCTTACAAATTCCTGCCGAAATGATCCATTATGGTATGACGAAAACCGCTCAGATAGCTGTAGCACGTGGCCTGGCCGAACTTACTGAGGGCACCGGAGTAACCGTTAATTCTGTACTACCGGGCCCAACACTTTCTGAAGGTGTTGGCGATTTTATGAAAGCCCTTGCAAAAGATAAAGGCTTAACAGACGATGAGATGGAAAAGGAGTTTTTTAAAACCATGCGATCAACTTCCATTATCAAAAGATTTATAAGTCCGGATGAGATTGCAAATACTGTAACTTATTTATCAAGCCCGCTTTCGTCGGCTACTAATGGCGCTAATATAAGAGTTGACGGTGGCGTTATTAAAACCGCATTCTGA